TGTTCGAACCCATGGGCCAGGTGCAGGCGCAGATCGCGGTGTTTGGCGCCGGCCATGTCGGCCGAGCGCTGGTGCCGTTGCTGGCGAGCCTGCCGTGCCGGGTGCGCTGGATCGATTCGCGCGAACAGGAGTTTCCGGAACATATCCCACAGGGCGTGCGTAAAATCGTCAGCGAAGAGCCGGTCGACGAAATTGCCGACCTGCCGGCGGGCAGTTACTGCATCGTGATGACCCACAATCACGCGCTGGACCTGGAACTCAGCGCGGCCTTGCTCAAACGCAATGACTTCGCCTACTTCGGCCTGATCGGCTCGAAAACCAAACGGGTCAAGTTCGAACATCGCCTGCGGGATCGCGGCTTTGATGCCGCGCAGTTGCAACGCATGCGCTGCCCGATGGGCCTCACTGAGGTGAAGGGCAAATTGCCGGTGGAGATCGCCATCTCCATCGCCGGCGAAATCATCGCCACCTATAACGCCCATTTCGGCCAGCACGCTGCGGGCGCCGAACCTATTGCCAAACTGCTGCCGGCTTCGCGTCGCAGCCAAGCCATCTGAATTGAGAAAACCATGCCTTTGACTCGCAAAGCCTACCGTGCCGCCATTCTGCACAGCATCGCCGACCCCGCTGAAGTGGGTATCGAAGCGTCCTATGCGTATTTCGCAGATGGTTTGCTGGTGATCGAGAACGGCCAGATCAGCGCTGTCGGCCATGCCGGGGATTTGCTGCCGACCCTGCCCGCCGATATCGACATCACCCATTATCAGGACGCGCTGATCACGCCCGGCCTGATCGACACCCACATTCACCTGCCGCAGACCGGCATGGTCGGCGCCTATGGCGAGCAGTTGCTGGACTGGCTCAACACCTACACCTTCCCCTGCGAGAGCCAGTTCGCCGACAAAGCCCATGCCGAGGAAGTCGCGGATATTTTCATCAAGGAACTGCTGCGCAACGGCACCACCACCGCACTGGTGTTCGGCAGTGTGCACCCGCAATCGGTGAACGCGTTTTTTGAAGCGGCCGAGAAGCGCGACCTGCGCATGATCGCCGGCAAAGTGATGATGGACCGCAACGCGCCGGACTACCTGACCGACACCGCCGAATCCGGCTACCAGGAGAGCAAGGCGCTGATCGAGCGCTGGCACGGCAAGGGCCGCCTGCACTATGCGGTCACGCCGCGTTTTGCACCGACCAGCACGCCGGAGCAATTGGCACTGGCCGGGCAACTGCTGGGCGAGTATCCAGATTTGTACCTGCAGACCCACATCAGCGAGAACAAGCAGGAAATCGAGTGGGTAAAAGCGCTGTTCCCGGAGCGCAACGGTTACCTGGATGTATACGACCACTACCAATTGCTCGGCGAGCGCTCGGTGTTTGCCCACGGCGTGCATCTGTGTGAGGAAGAGTGCGCGCGGCTGGCGCAAACCGGTTCGGCGGTCGCGTTCTGTCCCACGTCGAACCTGTTCCTGGGCAGTGGATTGTTCAACCTGCCGATGGCCGAGAAGCACAAATTGAATGTGGGCCTGGGCACCGACGTGGGCGGCGGCACCAGTTTCTCGCTGCTGCAAACCCTGAACGAAGCCTACAAGGTCATGCAGTTGCAGGGCGCGCGGTTGAGCCCGTTCAAGTCGCTGTACCTGGCAACACTGGGCGGCGCACGGGCGCTGCGGCTGGAGGACAAGATCGGTACGTTGCAGCCGGGCACGGATGCGGACTTTTTGGTGCTGGATTACAACGCCACGCCGCTGCTGAGCTATCGCTTGAAGCAGGCCAAGGATATTGCCGAGACGTTATTTGTGTTGATGACGCTGGGGGATGATCGGACGGTGTTGCAGACGTATGCGGCGGGTAATCTGGTGCACCAGCGCTGATTCCAGATACACCAAAAAAGCAAATGTGAAAGCTGGGTTTATGTGGGAGCTGGCTTGCCTGCGATAGCATCACTGCGGTGTAACTGATACACCTCAGTGCCCGCATCGCAGGCAAGCCAGCTCCCACACAAGCCCCACATTTTTAATCCCAGGTGTGCCAGGGAAATTACAGTTTGACGGAGGAGCGCCCCGGCTTCTTGGTCTGCAGCAAATGCGAGAACACCGCATGCAAATCATCCGATGCGCTCTCTTCATCGAGGTTGAGCTTGCTGTCGATGTGATCCATGTGATGCATCATCAAATTCACCGCCAACGCCACGTCCCGTGCTTCGATCGCATCGATCAGCTGGGTGTGCTCATCGTAGGAACAGTGCGAGCGGTTGCCGCTTTCGTACTGGGCGATGATCAAGGAGGTCTGGGACACCAGGCTGCGCTGGAAGCTGATCAGCGGCGCATTCTTCGCCGCTTCGGCCAGCTTGAGGTGGAATTCGCCGGAGAGGCGGATGCCGGCACCGCGATCGCCACGGGAAAAACTGTCGCGTTCGTCGTTGACCATCTGGCGCAGCTCGGCCAGTTGCTCGGCCGTGGCGTGTTGCACCGCCAGCTCGGTAATCGCCCGCTCCACCAGACGCCGTGCGAGGAACACCTGGCGTGCTTCTTCGACACTCGGGCTGGCCACTACCGCGCCGCGATTGGGCCGCAGCAGCACCACACCTTCATGGGCCAGGCGCGACAGCGCGCGGCGGATGATGGTGCGGCTGACGCCGAAAATTTCGCCCAGGGCCTCTTCACTCAATTTGGTACCGGGTGCCAGGCGTTGTTCGAGGATCGCCTCGAAGATATGCGCGTAGACGATATCGTCCTGGGTTCCGCTGCGAGCGGCCTTGCCGGCTCGCGGTTGTTTCTTGAGAGGTTGCAACTGTTCGTTCATGGGCACTCGGGTTTGGAGAACGGCGGCGAATTAACGGTAATACAGTGACTTTACGGTAATACGGCAACAGCGGGTCGCTGGCAAGTATCACCTGAAAACACGGCACATTGTACACAACCGGATGCGCCAACACACTGTACGGCTGTTTGCGCCGACGGCTGTATTGCAACGGGTCATCCGGTTTGAGTTTAGGCTTGAATCCGCGCCTTCATCGGTAAACGCCTCAGGTAAAAGGAACACCTTTGCATGACCCACGCCACCCAAACGCCGTTGCGTCCGTTGGCCGACACTTCGTTCTCGGCGGTTGTCGCCGGTTTTATCGCCATGATGACCGGCTACACCAGCTCCCTGGTGCTGATGTTCCAGGCAGGCCAGGCGGCGGGGTTGACCACGGCGCAGATTTCGTCGTGGATCTGGGCATTGTCCATCGGCATGGCGGTGTGCAGCATCGGCCTGTCATTGCGCTATCGCACGCCGATAACCATTGCCTGGTCGACGCCGGGCGCCGCGCTGCTGATCACCAGCCTTGGCGGTGTGAGCTATGGCGAGGCCATCGGAGCCTACATCACCTGTGCGGTGCTGGTGACGATTTGCGGGTTGACCGGCAGCTTTGAAAAACTCGTCAAGCGCATCCCGGCATCACTGGCGGCCGCCTTGCTCGCGGGGATTCTGTTCAAGATCGGCAGCGAGATCTTCGTCGCCGCGCAACACCGTACCGCCCTGGTGCTGGGCATGTTCTTCACCTACCTGATCATTAAACGGTTGTCGCCGCGTTATGCGGTGCTGGCCGCATTGGTGATCGGCACCGCGCTGTCCGGGTTGATGGGGCTGCTGGACTTCAGCGGTTTTCACCTGGAACTGGCGACGCCGGTCTGGACCACGCCGCATTTCTCATTGGCGGCGACCATCAGCATCGGTATCCCGTTGTTCGTGGTGGCGATGACCTCGCAGAACATGCCCGGCATCGCGGTGCTGCGGGCCGACGGCTACAGCGTGCCCGCCTCGCCCCTGATCACCGCCACCGGCCTGGCCTCGCTGGTGCTGTCGCCGTTTGGCTCCCACGGCATCAACCTGGCCGCGATCAGCGCAGCGATCTGCACCGGGCCCCACGCCCATGAGGATCGGAACAAGCGTTATACCGCCGCGGTATGGTGCGGGGTGTTCTACGGAATTGCCGGGGTATTCGGCGCGACATTGGCGGCCTTGTTCGCAGCCTTGCCCAAGGAACTGGTGCTGTCGATTGCAGCCCTGGCGTTGTTTGGCTCGATCATCAATGGCTTGAGTATCGCCATGAATGAACCAAAGGAACGGGAAGCGGCGCTGATCACCTTTATGGTCACTGCGTCTGGCTTGACGCTGTTTTCCATTGGGTCGGCGTTCTGGGGGATTGTGGCGGGGGTGTTGACACTGTTGATTCTGAATGGACGCAAGGCATAAAAAAACGGCGACCCTGTTCAGGTCGCCGTTTTTTTCAGTATCACTTGGCCGCGTTGATCGGCTTTTCCGGATACCACACGTCCAGCAACGGGCTGACTTCAGCCTTGGTCAGCTCGGAACGGGTTTTCAGCCAGGCTTCGACAGCAGCGCGCTGCTCTTCGGAAACCGAGCCACGCTTCTGCAGGCAAACCAGACCGTAGTCATCGCCGCCGACATAGCCCAGACCGTTGGCTTCCATGGCTTCTTTAATGAATGCTTCGAGGAAAGCGTCGGTCGCTTCTTCACTCAGGCCTTCTTTGAAGTCCAGGTTCAGTTCGAAACCCAGCTCTTGAAATTCATCAACGCACAGTTTTTTGCGCAGACGCTGGGAACGGTTAGTCGCCATTGGAACAATCCTCATAAGTAATAACGGGCGGCACTTTAGCAGTTTAAGGCGGCGATTGCCCGACTCTCTGGGACAGGCGGCATATTGCCTGCAAAAAAAACGCCGATTAGCAGCGATGGTTCAGCTACAAGTGGGCTCACCTTGGGGCATAATGCCGACACTTTCATGACCATTGAGGGATTTTTCTTATT
Above is a genomic segment from Pseudomonas azadiae containing:
- a CDS encoding GntR family transcriptional regulator; this translates as MNEQLQPLKKQPRAGKAARSGTQDDIVYAHIFEAILEQRLAPGTKLSEEALGEIFGVSRTIIRRALSRLAHEGVVLLRPNRGAVVASPSVEEARQVFLARRLVERAITELAVQHATAEQLAELRQMVNDERDSFSRGDRGAGIRLSGEFHLKLAEAAKNAPLISFQRSLVSQTSLIIAQYESGNRSHCSYDEHTQLIDAIEARDVALAVNLMMHHMDHIDSKLNLDEESASDDLHAVFSHLLQTKKPGRSSVKL
- a CDS encoding YggL family protein; translated protein: MATNRSQRLRKKLCVDEFQELGFELNLDFKEGLSEEATDAFLEAFIKEAMEANGLGYVGGDDYGLVCLQKRGSVSEEQRAAVEAWLKTRSELTKAEVSPLLDVWYPEKPINAAK
- the guaD gene encoding guanine deaminase — its product is MPLTRKAYRAAILHSIADPAEVGIEASYAYFADGLLVIENGQISAVGHAGDLLPTLPADIDITHYQDALITPGLIDTHIHLPQTGMVGAYGEQLLDWLNTYTFPCESQFADKAHAEEVADIFIKELLRNGTTTALVFGSVHPQSVNAFFEAAEKRDLRMIAGKVMMDRNAPDYLTDTAESGYQESKALIERWHGKGRLHYAVTPRFAPTSTPEQLALAGQLLGEYPDLYLQTHISENKQEIEWVKALFPERNGYLDVYDHYQLLGERSVFAHGVHLCEEECARLAQTGSAVAFCPTSNLFLGSGLFNLPMAEKHKLNVGLGTDVGGGTSFSLLQTLNEAYKVMQLQGARLSPFKSLYLATLGGARALRLEDKIGTLQPGTDADFLVLDYNATPLLSYRLKQAKDIAETLFVLMTLGDDRTVLQTYAAGNLVHQR
- a CDS encoding benzoate/H(+) symporter BenE family transporter; translation: MTHATQTPLRPLADTSFSAVVAGFIAMMTGYTSSLVLMFQAGQAAGLTTAQISSWIWALSIGMAVCSIGLSLRYRTPITIAWSTPGAALLITSLGGVSYGEAIGAYITCAVLVTICGLTGSFEKLVKRIPASLAAALLAGILFKIGSEIFVAAQHRTALVLGMFFTYLIIKRLSPRYAVLAALVIGTALSGLMGLLDFSGFHLELATPVWTTPHFSLAATISIGIPLFVVAMTSQNMPGIAVLRADGYSVPASPLITATGLASLVLSPFGSHGINLAAISAAICTGPHAHEDRNKRYTAAVWCGVFYGIAGVFGATLAALFAALPKELVLSIAALALFGSIINGLSIAMNEPKEREAALITFMVTASGLTLFSIGSAFWGIVAGVLTLLILNGRKA
- the xdhC gene encoding xanthine dehydrogenase accessory protein XdhC — encoded protein: MNNWISALAHLQDSGEPCVLVTIIEELGSTPRNAGSKMVISAAQTFDTIGGGHLEYKAMQIARDMLACGQQTTHLERFSLGASLGQCCGGVTVLLFEPMGQVQAQIAVFGAGHVGRALVPLLASLPCRVRWIDSREQEFPEHIPQGVRKIVSEEPVDEIADLPAGSYCIVMTHNHALDLELSAALLKRNDFAYFGLIGSKTKRVKFEHRLRDRGFDAAQLQRMRCPMGLTEVKGKLPVEIAISIAGEIIATYNAHFGQHAAGAEPIAKLLPASRRSQAI